A region from the Pelagovum pacificum genome encodes:
- the galU gene encoding UTP--glucose-1-phosphate uridylyltransferase GalU, whose translation MAQRVTKAIFPVAGMGTRFIPATKSVPKEIMTLVDRPLVQYAIDEARAAGITEFLFVTSRGKSALEDYFDRAPELEHQLEQKGKTELLETLRGTNMESGQIAYIRQHQALGLGHAVWCARRLIGNEPFAVILPDDVIAAEKPCLQQMVEAYEETGGSMVAAMEVPYEKTSSYGVLDCKEDMGSIVSVKGMVEKPKAEDAPSNLAVIGRYILSPQVMDHLSSGETGAGGEIQLTDAIAKEIESERGVYGLRFRGQRFDCGSKAGFLQATVAFGLARPDLRDELQQYLDELSAVRNAAQ comes from the coding sequence ATGGCACAGCGCGTAACGAAGGCGATTTTTCCGGTCGCAGGTATGGGGACCCGGTTCATCCCGGCGACCAAGTCCGTGCCGAAGGAAATCATGACGCTCGTCGACCGTCCGCTGGTCCAGTACGCCATCGACGAGGCCCGCGCTGCCGGCATCACCGAGTTCCTGTTCGTCACCTCGCGCGGCAAGTCCGCGCTCGAGGATTACTTCGACCGCGCGCCCGAGCTTGAGCACCAGCTCGAGCAGAAGGGCAAGACCGAGCTGCTCGAGACGCTGCGCGGCACCAACATGGAAAGCGGCCAGATCGCCTACATCCGCCAGCACCAGGCCCTCGGGCTCGGCCATGCGGTGTGGTGCGCCCGCCGTCTGATCGGCAACGAGCCCTTCGCGGTGATCCTGCCGGACGACGTCATCGCTGCCGAGAAGCCCTGCCTGCAGCAGATGGTCGAAGCCTACGAGGAAACCGGCGGCAGCATGGTCGCCGCGATGGAAGTCCCCTACGAGAAGACCTCGTCCTACGGTGTGCTCGACTGCAAGGAAGACATGGGCTCCATCGTGTCCGTCAAGGGCATGGTCGAGAAGCCGAAGGCAGAGGACGCACCGTCGAACCTCGCCGTCATCGGCCGCTACATTCTCAGCCCGCAGGTCATGGATCACCTGAGCTCGGGTGAGACTGGCGCCGGCGGTGAGATCCAGCTGACCGACGCGATCGCGAAGGAAATCGAGTCCGAACGCGGTGTCTACGGCCTCCGCTTCCGGGGTCAGCGGTTCGACTGCGGCAGCAAGGCGGGCTTCCTGCAGGCGACCGTCGCCTTCGGCCTCGCGCGGCCCGATCTGCGCGACGAGCTGCAGCAGTATCTCGACGAACTCTCGGCCGTCCGCAACGCGGCCCAGTAA